A window of the Deferrivibrio essentukiensis genome harbors these coding sequences:
- a CDS encoding extracellular solute-binding protein, producing the protein MKKVLLLLLVFVFGISSVFAEGTLRLLTWKGYAPNALIEKFEKETGIKVEVTYSNNEEMIAKLRATRGAGFDLAQPSQDRISSVQAKYKIYKPLDYSKIKSEQIIPSMLKAVKDNTKVGKDSYAVPFCWGTSGLIVNKKYAPEASDYTDLLNPKYEGRVSYRLKRPTLIALAFAMGKNPFALYNDPKAYEELMEMVGQKMIEAKNIVKNYWTNGDALLQLLRSEEVYVAMGWDGGGWKLHQDNPNIDFVAPKSGALGWIDTFAIPAKAKNVDAAYKWINFMLRPENAAYFTNTEGYFTASKDAANFLNPDVKDNLKRSFPQEDIDNIKWYPPVPSNIESIEAKILDKVKSAR; encoded by the coding sequence ATGAAAAAAGTTCTATTGCTATTGTTAGTTTTTGTGTTTGGTATTTCATCAGTTTTTGCAGAGGGGACTTTAAGGCTGTTAACCTGGAAAGGTTACGCTCCTAATGCACTTATTGAAAAATTTGAAAAGGAAACAGGTATTAAGGTTGAGGTAACATATTCGAATAATGAGGAGATGATTGCAAAATTAAGAGCTACAAGGGGAGCTGGTTTTGATTTGGCTCAGCCAAGTCAGGACAGGATATCTTCTGTTCAAGCAAAGTATAAAATTTATAAGCCCCTTGACTATTCAAAAATAAAATCAGAGCAAATTATACCATCAATGCTTAAAGCAGTAAAAGATAACACTAAGGTTGGAAAAGACTCTTATGCCGTTCCTTTTTGTTGGGGGACATCAGGCTTGATTGTTAATAAAAAATACGCTCCTGAGGCAAGCGATTATACAGATCTTTTAAATCCAAAGTATGAAGGAAGAGTTAGTTACAGACTTAAAAGGCCTACGTTGATAGCTCTTGCTTTTGCTATGGGTAAAAATCCTTTTGCACTTTATAATGACCCGAAAGCTTATGAAGAGCTGATGGAAATGGTTGGGCAAAAGATGATTGAAGCTAAGAATATTGTTAAGAATTACTGGACAAATGGTGACGCATTATTGCAACTTTTAAGATCAGAAGAAGTATATGTGGCTATGGGATGGGATGGTGGAGGTTGGAAACTTCATCAGGACAATCCAAATATAGATTTTGTTGCCCCAAAAAGCGGAGCATTGGGATGGATTGACACATTTGCGATTCCTGCTAAGGCTAAAAATGTTGATGCTGCTTATAAGTGGATTAATTTTATGCTTAGACCTGAGAATGCTGCATATTTTACAAATACGGAAGGGTATTTTACTGCGTCAAAAGATGCTGCAAACTTTTTAAATCCTGATGTAAAAGACAATCTTAAGCGTTCTTTTCCTCAGGAAGATATAGACAATATTAAATGGTATCCGCCTGTTCCATCAAATATAGAATCAATAGAAGCAAAAATTTTAGATAAGGTCAAATCAGCAAGATAA
- a CDS encoding ABC transporter ATP-binding protein, which yields MKYDLDVRNVTKKFGEFEAVKKVSFTVEEGKFFSILGPSGCGKTTLLRMIAGFIEPTDGEIFIREKLVNGLPPNKRPVNLVFQNLALFPMMNVEENIAFGLKRKKVPNAEIKKKVKNILERVGLPGFENKEVQQLSGGQKQRVAIARCLVLEPSVLLLDEPLGALDLKLREKMKVELKKLQNEVGTTFVYITHDQSEALVMSDYVAVMNGGEFEQLDTPANLYHHPQTSFVAQFVGDNNKWEGYVVNQSDGFAKITTKNNYEFLVKTLKPINKNECEFFVRPEAFLIEPSKDLDKLNRIKVNVKAILFDGANSRLLTSIKNSTNEILVALPQNKQFDYIRPGKEIEIGWYPENSIAFERNA from the coding sequence ATGAAATATGATTTAGATGTTAGAAATGTGACAAAAAAGTTTGGTGAATTTGAAGCGGTAAAGAAGGTTAGTTTTACGGTAGAAGAAGGGAAGTTTTTCTCTATTTTAGGCCCATCAGGTTGTGGTAAGACAACTCTTTTAAGAATGATTGCAGGATTTATTGAGCCTACTGATGGTGAAATATTTATAAGGGAGAAATTAGTAAACGGACTTCCACCTAACAAAAGACCGGTTAACCTTGTGTTTCAAAATTTGGCGCTATTTCCCATGATGAATGTGGAAGAAAATATTGCGTTTGGACTGAAAAGAAAAAAGGTGCCAAATGCTGAGATTAAGAAAAAGGTCAAAAATATTCTCGAAAGGGTTGGATTGCCGGGTTTTGAGAACAAAGAGGTACAACAACTTTCTGGTGGACAGAAACAGAGGGTTGCAATTGCAAGGTGTTTGGTGCTTGAGCCATCAGTGTTGCTGTTGGATGAGCCTTTAGGTGCTCTTGATTTAAAGCTTAGAGAAAAGATGAAGGTAGAGCTTAAAAAACTTCAAAATGAAGTCGGCACGACCTTTGTTTACATAACTCATGACCAGTCGGAAGCACTTGTTATGTCCGATTATGTGGCTGTAATGAATGGAGGAGAGTTTGAACAGCTTGATACCCCGGCAAATCTTTATCATCATCCTCAAACATCTTTTGTGGCACAATTTGTCGGCGATAATAACAAGTGGGAAGGTTACGTGGTTAATCAAAGCGATGGGTTCGCAAAAATTACTACAAAAAATAATTATGAGTTTTTGGTGAAAACTTTAAAGCCTATCAATAAAAATGAGTGTGAGTTCTTTGTCAGACCGGAGGCATTTTTGATTGAGCCGTCAAAAGACTTGGATAAACTGAATCGTATAAAGGTAAACGTTAAGGCGATTTTGTTTGATGGTGCAAACAGCAGACTTTTGACATCTATTAAAAATAGTACTAATGAAATTTTAGTGGCACTTCCGCAAAATAAACAGTTTGACTATATCAGGCCGGGCAAAGAAATTGAGATCGGTTGGTATCCTGAAAACTCTATAGCTTTTGAGAGAAATGCCTGA
- a CDS encoding ABC transporter permease produces the protein MKHAKLGFYIFLIPVILWLFLLIVIPHIDLLLMSFKSENIYGKPTFSFANYKNFFVEPIYWLTFVRTAIYSIIVTVITAIISLPIAFYITKVVNTKFSRFLSILLLMPFWVSELVRVYGWMILLRESGVVNHFLLKLGLINKPIELLYNDVSMVMVLVYTSMLFMVVPLISVMESLDDHLIEAAYDLGASTKDIVFKIIIPHSKPGLTSGAIVVFMLTLGNYLTPNLIGGKNSLWFTEQIYTQFIASFNWNQGAAFGFLLLVLSTVIIWLGLKVTRQNLSKVVQ, from the coding sequence ATGAAACATGCAAAATTAGGTTTTTATATTTTTCTGATTCCGGTTATTTTATGGTTGTTTTTGTTAATAGTAATTCCGCATATTGATTTATTATTAATGTCTTTTAAATCTGAAAACATTTATGGTAAGCCCACATTTAGTTTTGCCAATTATAAAAATTTTTTTGTTGAGCCGATATATTGGCTGACATTTGTAAGGACTGCCATTTATTCTATAATAGTCACCGTAATTACCGCAATTATATCTTTGCCGATTGCATTTTATATTACAAAGGTTGTTAATACAAAATTTAGCCGATTTTTATCGATACTTCTTTTGATGCCGTTTTGGGTTAGTGAATTGGTGAGGGTTTACGGATGGATGATTTTGTTGAGAGAAAGTGGTGTGGTAAACCATTTTTTACTGAAGTTAGGACTTATTAATAAACCTATAGAGCTTTTATACAATGACGTGTCAATGGTTATGGTTTTAGTTTATACATCTATGCTTTTTATGGTAGTCCCTTTAATATCCGTAATGGAGAGTCTTGATGACCATTTAATAGAAGCTGCATACGATTTGGGAGCTTCCACCAAGGATATTGTATTTAAAATAATTATTCCTCACTCAAAACCGGGACTTACATCGGGTGCAATAGTTGTTTTTATGTTAACATTGGGTAACTATTTAACGCCAAACCTGATTGGCGGTAAAAATTCGTTGTGGTTTACGGAGCAGATTTACACTCAGTTTATCGCAAGCTTTAATTGGAATCAGGGAGCTGCTTTCGGTTTTCTTCTGTTAGTGTTGTCTACTGTAATAATTTGGTTAGGCTTGAAGGTGACCAGACAAAATTTAAGTAAGGTAGTCCAATGA
- a CDS encoding ABC transporter permease, with protein sequence MIRSLPRSKKYNFTFVLFVILFYTFLFAPLVVTCVLAFNNSDFPSLPWNGVTLDWFFANDAHRVGIFHDANNLRSIFTSVKTAVIVSILSLIVGTFGAFLFEQEEFKFKQALYFLTLAPLVIPGVILGISILLASNSVGLFIEERLGFEAPLFAPGFWLVVLGQFSFITTFVVLVVSARLKKFDRTLEEAALNLGANRLQVIWYITLKYLKPSLIGAGTVAFLMSFENFNTTLFLVGSEPTLPINLYLQVRDGSTPVINAISFLMIVFTSFLALINLYFSKNKD encoded by the coding sequence ATGATACGCAGTTTACCGAGGTCTAAAAAATACAATTTTACATTTGTGCTTTTTGTAATACTATTTTACACATTTTTGTTTGCACCCCTTGTTGTGACATGTGTGTTGGCCTTTAATAATTCCGATTTTCCAAGCCTTCCTTGGAATGGTGTTACATTGGACTGGTTTTTTGCAAATGATGCCCATCGAGTAGGGATTTTCCATGATGCTAACAATCTAAGAAGCATATTTACCAGTGTAAAGACAGCAGTTATTGTATCCATATTGTCATTAATAGTGGGAACTTTCGGTGCATTTTTATTTGAACAAGAGGAATTTAAATTTAAGCAGGCTCTTTATTTTTTAACTCTTGCGCCACTTGTAATACCTGGAGTTATTCTTGGTATTTCTATCCTTTTGGCAAGTAACTCTGTCGGCCTTTTTATTGAGGAAAGGTTAGGTTTTGAAGCTCCACTTTTTGCACCGGGCTTTTGGCTTGTAGTGCTTGGACAATTCTCATTTATTACAACATTTGTAGTGCTTGTTGTGTCAGCAAGACTTAAAAAATTTGATAGGACACTTGAAGAGGCTGCACTTAACCTTGGAGCAAATAGATTGCAGGTCATATGGTATATAACATTAAAATATTTAAAACCTTCATTAATTGGTGCCGGCACGGTCGCATTTTTGATGAGTTTTGAAAACTTTAATACTACACTATTTTTGGTGGGCTCTGAGCCGACATTGCCGATTAATCTATATTTACAGGTTAGGGATGGAAGCACCCCTGTAATAAATGCAATATCATTCTTAATGATAGTATTTACTTCTTTTCTTGCACTGATAAATCTTTATTTTAGTAAAAATAAAGATTAG
- a CDS encoding glycerophosphodiester phosphodiesterase — MKIIAHRGASFYAPENTMSAFKLAMEYGVDGIEMDVHVTKDGKIVVIHDDTTGRTGTRNIKIKNSNLKTLDKVDVGNWFDAKYMGERIPHLEDVLEKIPSNFELYIEIKSNIKSVDNFVNFFTKYKEIHDRIVIIGFDYNVVKRLKLLLPNFTILWIVEYGYNVPKNKDMYSNVYKMILNAKLDGISTYADLTHCIKMAKEIKNHNWIWNVWTVDNPHLAKQLMNLGVTTLTTNRPDWIMKHLFA; from the coding sequence ATGAAAATAATTGCCCACAGAGGAGCTTCTTTTTATGCACCTGAAAATACAATGTCTGCCTTCAAACTAGCTATGGAATATGGAGTAGATGGTATAGAAATGGATGTTCATGTCACAAAAGACGGTAAAATAGTTGTTATTCATGATGATACTACAGGAAGAACAGGAACTAGAAATATTAAGATAAAAAACAGTAATCTTAAAACCCTAGATAAAGTAGATGTAGGTAATTGGTTTGATGCAAAATATATGGGGGAAAGAATTCCACATTTGGAAGATGTACTAGAGAAGATACCCAGTAATTTTGAACTTTATATAGAAATAAAAAGCAATATTAAATCTGTAGATAATTTTGTCAATTTTTTTACAAAATACAAAGAAATCCATGACAGAATTGTCATTATAGGATTTGATTATAATGTTGTTAAAAGACTCAAGCTATTACTCCCAAACTTTACCATATTATGGATAGTAGAATATGGCTACAATGTTCCTAAAAATAAAGACATGTATAGCAATGTATACAAAATGATTTTAAATGCTAAACTTGACGGTATTTCAACCTATGCAGATTTAACTCATTGTATAAAAATGGCTAAGGAAATAAAGAACCACAACTGGATTTGGAATGTGTGGACTGTGGATAACCCTCATCTTGCAAAACAATTAATGAATTTAGGGGTGACAACTCTAACTACAAACAGGCCGGACTGGATTATGAAGCACCTCTTTGCCTAA
- a CDS encoding gamma-glutamylcyclotransferase family protein: MESSTFTVFTYGTLMRGFIGYEKYLKNAVFLGNGSIKGKMYQTNSGYPVVTKSKNGRDIHGELFEVDKDTMIKLRNYEGVYSFFTYYREELLPVKLADGSVKYARVFTAHPFVKPLIKLTAKRVKNGDWKEYIAGPPKNYRKWALTLLLILINFIILIEVFAHS; encoded by the coding sequence ATGGAAAGTAGTACATTTACTGTATTTACATATGGTACTCTCATGCGTGGTTTTATAGGTTATGAGAAGTATCTTAAAAATGCAGTATTTTTGGGTAATGGAAGTATAAAAGGGAAAATGTATCAGACCAATTCTGGATATCCTGTTGTCACTAAATCTAAAAATGGTAGGGACATTCACGGTGAGCTTTTTGAAGTAGATAAGGATACAATGATAAAATTGAGAAATTATGAAGGGGTATATTCCTTTTTTACTTACTATAGAGAGGAGTTGTTACCTGTAAAGTTGGCCGATGGAAGTGTAAAGTATGCAAGAGTTTTTACCGCTCACCCTTTTGTAAAGCCATTAATTAAATTGACTGCAAAAAGGGTCAAAAATGGCGATTGGAAAGAATATATTGCCGGCCCTCCAAAAAACTACAGAAAATGGGCTTTAACCTTATTACTGATTCTGATTAACTTTATTATTTTGATTGAAGTTTTTGCCCACTCCTAA
- a CDS encoding YbfB/YjiJ family MFS transporter encodes MSNNLKEPYKIVFGGFFALFLAMAVGRFAFTPILPIMQSNYGFSNTIAGNIASINYLGYLLGAILSKYVKNNNTQYAIYKVSLIICILSTAAMAFSHTIFSWYFWRFIIGIASGFLNVLGVAFVLQSLALLGKSHISGWMFCGVGTGIALTGIAVPALSTILTADQIWLGLSVLSIIPFYFGWTAVKKVELQHNLSTTASNDKNPMIRKLYISYFLEGFGYIITATFIVSILTKTLNSIYAANVSWILIGISAAVTTLIWPKISNKFGAHKSLITAFLIQSVAIILPLMIPNTFGYIISAIGFGGTFLGIVAMTLSYGREISPQASNKVIGDLTILFGIGQIISPVIAGYLADIYGNFNISIIIAFFSVILAAIILLPMEKFRSGQKLQSK; translated from the coding sequence ATGTCCAACAACTTAAAAGAACCTTACAAAATTGTATTTGGCGGTTTTTTTGCACTGTTTCTTGCAATGGCTGTAGGAAGATTTGCATTCACACCTATCTTGCCAATCATGCAGTCAAACTACGGCTTTTCAAATACCATTGCAGGAAATATAGCCTCAATAAATTACCTTGGTTATCTCTTAGGTGCAATACTTTCAAAGTATGTTAAAAATAATAATACTCAGTATGCAATATATAAAGTCAGCTTGATAATATGCATATTGTCAACTGCGGCAATGGCCTTTTCACACACTATATTTTCATGGTATTTTTGGAGATTTATCATAGGCATTGCCAGCGGATTCCTAAATGTACTTGGGGTAGCTTTTGTTCTTCAGAGTCTTGCCTTGCTTGGAAAATCCCATATTTCAGGTTGGATGTTTTGTGGTGTAGGGACAGGGATTGCACTGACAGGCATAGCAGTCCCAGCCCTTAGCACAATACTAACTGCTGACCAAATATGGTTAGGGCTTTCTGTATTAAGTATTATACCATTTTACTTTGGTTGGACTGCCGTTAAAAAGGTTGAACTACAACATAATCTATCAACAACAGCATCAAATGATAAAAACCCTATGATTAGGAAATTATATATCTCATATTTTTTAGAAGGTTTTGGTTACATAATTACCGCAACATTTATTGTAAGCATACTGACAAAAACACTTAACTCTATTTACGCTGCAAATGTTTCATGGATATTAATCGGAATATCTGCTGCTGTTACCACACTGATTTGGCCTAAAATATCAAATAAATTTGGTGCCCACAAATCTTTAATTACAGCTTTTTTAATCCAGAGTGTTGCAATAATACTCCCTCTAATGATACCAAATACTTTTGGCTATATCATCAGTGCTATCGGCTTTGGAGGAACATTTTTAGGAATTGTTGCTATGACGCTAAGTTACGGCAGGGAGATATCACCTCAAGCTTCAAACAAAGTAATTGGAGATTTGACTATACTTTTTGGGATAGGGCAAATAATTAGCCCTGTTATCGCAGGTTACCTTGCCGACATTTATGGAAACTTTAACATATCTATCATAATCGCGTTCTTTTCAGTGATTTTGGCAGCTATCATCCTGCTACCAATGGAAAAATTTAGGAGTGGGCAAAAACTTCAATCAAAATAA
- the groES gene encoding co-chaperone GroES, with amino-acid sequence MANIKPLQDRVLVKRIEAEEKTASGIIIPDTAKEKPQEGEVIAVGPGKVLDNGTKVELTVKVGDKVLFSKYAGTDVKIDGVEYLIMREDDILGIIG; translated from the coding sequence ATGGCAAACATTAAGCCACTTCAGGACAGAGTACTTGTTAAACGTATTGAAGCTGAAGAGAAAACAGCTTCAGGAATTATTATCCCTGATACTGCAAAGGAAAAACCACAAGAAGGTGAAGTTATCGCTGTTGGTCCGGGAAAAGTGTTGGACAACGGGACCAAGGTCGAGCTTACTGTAAAAGTAGGTGACAAGGTTCTTTTCAGCAAATATGCCGGTACAGATGTTAAGATTGACGGCGTTGAATATCTCATTATGAGAGAAGATGATATCTTAGGAATTATTGGATAA
- the groL gene encoding chaperonin GroEL (60 kDa chaperone family; promotes refolding of misfolded polypeptides especially under stressful conditions; forms two stacked rings of heptamers to form a barrel-shaped 14mer; ends can be capped by GroES; misfolded proteins enter the barrel where they are refolded when GroES binds) gives MMAKAITFGDEARQAILRGVDKLANAVKVTLGPKGRNVVIEKKFGSPLVTKDGVTVAKEIELKDPIENLGAQMVKEVASKTSDVAGDGTTTATVLAQAIYREGMKNVVAGANPMELKRGIDKAVEAVVAKLKEISKPIQNKTEIAQVGTISANNDKEIGDIIADAMDKVGKDGVITIEENKSTDTVLDVVEGMQFDRGYLSPYFVTNPDTMEAVLENAYILICEKKITSMKDLLPILEQLAKQNAQFLIIAEDIEGEALATLVVNKLRGTLNCAAVKAPGFGDRRKEMLKDIAVLTGGQVISEDLGLKLDNVKLEDLGRAKKIVVDKENTTIVEGEGSSDDIMARVNQIKKQIEETTSDYDREKLQERLAKLVGGVAVIKVGATTETEMKEKKARVEDALNATKAAVEEGIVPGGGVALIRARAALDNLKLVGDEQIGVEIIRKALEYPIRQIAENAGFEGSIVVDKIVQNDNVAFGFNAATEEYTNMIEAGVIDPTKVTRSALQNAASVSGLMITTEATITEIPEKKEAPAAPGGMPGMDGMY, from the coding sequence ATTATGGCAAAGGCTATAACTTTCGGTGATGAGGCTAGGCAGGCTATTTTAAGAGGTGTTGACAAGCTTGCTAACGCTGTGAAAGTCACTTTGGGACCAAAAGGTAGAAATGTAGTTATTGAGAAAAAATTCGGTTCACCACTTGTAACTAAAGATGGTGTTACTGTTGCTAAAGAAATCGAACTTAAAGATCCAATTGAGAATCTTGGCGCACAAATGGTTAAAGAGGTAGCATCTAAGACAAGTGATGTTGCCGGTGACGGTACTACAACAGCAACTGTATTGGCTCAAGCTATTTACAGAGAAGGTATGAAAAACGTAGTAGCCGGTGCAAACCCAATGGAGCTTAAAAGAGGTATTGATAAGGCTGTTGAAGCTGTTGTAGCTAAATTAAAAGAAATTTCAAAGCCAATTCAAAATAAAACTGAGATTGCTCAGGTAGGTACAATCTCTGCAAATAATGATAAAGAGATTGGTGATATTATTGCTGATGCAATGGATAAAGTTGGTAAAGATGGTGTTATTACAATTGAGGAAAACAAATCAACTGATACTGTTCTTGATGTAGTTGAGGGTATGCAGTTTGATAGAGGTTATCTATCACCATATTTTGTAACTAATCCTGACACAATGGAAGCTGTTCTTGAAAATGCTTATATCCTCATCTGTGAAAAGAAGATTACTAGCATGAAGGATCTTCTTCCAATACTTGAGCAGCTTGCAAAACAAAACGCTCAGTTTTTAATCATTGCTGAAGATATAGAAGGTGAAGCTCTTGCAACACTTGTAGTAAACAAGCTAAGAGGAACATTAAACTGTGCTGCTGTTAAAGCTCCGGGTTTTGGTGATAGAAGAAAAGAGATGTTAAAAGATATTGCTGTTCTTACCGGCGGCCAGGTAATCAGTGAAGACCTTGGTCTCAAGCTTGACAATGTTAAGTTAGAAGATCTTGGTAGAGCTAAGAAAATAGTTGTAGATAAAGAAAATACTACAATTGTTGAAGGTGAAGGTAGCTCTGACGACATTATGGCAAGAGTTAACCAGATTAAAAAGCAGATTGAAGAAACAACTTCTGACTACGATAGAGAAAAACTTCAAGAAAGACTTGCCAAACTTGTTGGCGGTGTAGCAGTAATCAAAGTTGGTGCTACTACTGAAACAGAAATGAAAGAAAAGAAAGCAAGGGTAGAGGATGCTCTTAATGCTACTAAGGCTGCTGTGGAAGAAGGTATAGTTCCTGGTGGTGGAGTTGCACTTATTAGAGCTAGAGCTGCACTTGATAACTTAAAGCTTGTTGGTGATGAGCAAATTGGTGTTGAGATTATCAGAAAAGCTCTTGAATATCCAATTAGGCAGATTGCTGAAAACGCAGGATTTGAAGGTTCTATTGTTGTTGATAAGATAGTTCAGAATGATAACGTTGCTTTTGGTTTTAACGCAGCTACTGAAGAATATACAAATATGATTGAAGCCGGTGTAATCGATCCTACTAAGGTTACAAGAAGTGCATTACAAAATGCTGCTTCAGTATCAGGCCTTATGATTACTACCGAGGCTACAATTACAGAAATTCCTGAAAAGAAAGAAGCCCCAGCTGCACCGGGCGGAATGCCAGGAATGGATGGAATGTATTAA
- a CDS encoding AEC family transporter has product MIDILFLVLPIFIVLATGNILYKLKFFDQHFISVANKLIFYFLLPVLLFYKIGNANIKSYSLSYLLTIMGLTIIAMFVISFVLGKIFKFKKSSIGTFAMNSFRANYAYMGLPVCYYAFGDKGLTIASILMAFIVPLVNLMSVISLTLTSNSKMNLKTFIKNTLFNPLAVACILGILFSVLSIKIPIFINKSLELMSNVTLPLALFSIGATLDFKKVKGNIAIISFNVFLKLIILPLIALTLLKISSNSMTFASKILVVMLSSPAATVNYILASEMGGDKDLASSVIILSSALSIFSFVFWISIL; this is encoded by the coding sequence ATGATTGATATTCTTTTTTTAGTTTTACCAATATTTATTGTTTTGGCAACAGGAAACATTCTTTATAAATTAAAATTTTTCGATCAGCATTTTATATCTGTAGCAAACAAACTTATCTTTTATTTTCTATTGCCCGTTTTACTTTTTTATAAAATTGGAAATGCAAATATTAAAAGTTATTCCCTATCATATCTACTTACAATAATGGGATTAACCATAATTGCAATGTTTGTCATAAGTTTTGTCTTAGGCAAAATCTTTAAATTTAAGAAATCTTCCATCGGCACATTTGCAATGAATAGTTTCAGGGCAAACTACGCATATATGGGTCTTCCCGTATGTTACTATGCATTTGGGGATAAGGGACTTACAATTGCAAGTATACTTATGGCTTTTATCGTGCCTTTAGTCAATTTGATGTCGGTAATAAGTTTGACACTTACCTCAAACTCAAAAATGAATTTAAAAACATTTATCAAAAATACGCTCTTTAATCCTTTGGCTGTTGCGTGTATTTTAGGGATACTGTTTTCTGTTTTATCCATAAAAATTCCAATATTTATAAATAAATCTCTTGAATTAATGAGCAATGTCACACTTCCACTCGCACTTTTCAGTATCGGGGCAACTCTTGATTTTAAAAAGGTAAAAGGTAATATTGCAATTATATCATTTAATGTTTTTCTAAAACTTATTATACTGCCATTAATTGCACTTACCCTGCTGAAGATTTCTTCAAATTCAATGACATTTGCATCAAAAATATTGGTAGTGATGCTTTCTTCCCCTGCTGCAACGGTCAACTATATTTTAGCTTCCGAAATGGGTGGTGATAAAGATTTGGCAAGTAGCGTAATAATATTAAGTAGTGCACTTTCTATATTTTCTTTTGTTTTTTGGATATCGATTTTATAA